A window of the Streptococcus sp. 116-D4 genome harbors these coding sequences:
- a CDS encoding acetate kinase, whose translation MTKTIAINAGSSSLKWQLYLMPEEKVLAKGLIERIGLKDSISTVKFDGRSEQQILDIENHTQAVKILLDDLIRFDIIKAYDEITGVGHRVVAGGEYFKESTVVEGDVLEKVEELSLLAPLHNPANAAGVRAFKELLPDITSVVVFDTSFHATMPEKAYRYPLPTKYYTENKVRKYGAHGTSHQFVAGEAAKLLGRPLEDLKLITCHIGNGASITAVKGGQSVDTSMGFTPLGGVMMGTRTGDIDPAIIPYLMQYTEDFNTPEDISHVLNRESGLMGVSGKSSDMRDVIAAMEEGDHDATLAYEMYVDRIQKHIGQYLAVLNGADAIIFTAGIGENAANVREDVISGISWFGCDVDPEKNVFGVTGDISTEAAKIRVLVIPTDEELVIARDVERLKK comes from the coding sequence ATGACAAAAACAATTGCAATCAATGCAGGAAGTTCAAGTTTGAAATGGCAATTATACTTAATGCCAGAAGAAAAAGTATTGGCGAAAGGTTTGATTGAACGTATCGGTTTGAAAGATTCAATTTCAACTGTAAAATTTGATGGCCGTTCTGAACAACAAATTTTGGATATTGAAAATCACACACAAGCTGTTAAAATCTTATTGGATGACTTGATTCGTTTTGATATTATCAAGGCTTATGATGAGATTACAGGTGTTGGACACCGTGTTGTTGCCGGTGGAGAATATTTCAAAGAATCAACAGTCGTTGAGGGAGATGTTTTAGAAAAAGTTGAAGAGTTGAGCTTGTTGGCCCCTCTCCACAATCCAGCCAATGCAGCAGGTGTTCGCGCCTTCAAAGAATTGTTGCCAGACATTACCAGTGTAGTTGTTTTTGATACTTCATTCCACGCAACTATGCCAGAGAAAGCTTATCGCTACCCTCTACCAACAAAATATTACACAGAAAACAAGGTTCGTAAATATGGTGCCCACGGTACAAGTCATCAGTTTGTAGCAGGAGAAGCAGCAAAACTCTTGGGCCGTCCATTAGAAGACTTGAAATTGATTACTTGCCACATCGGTAATGGTGCTTCTATTACAGCTGTTAAGGGTGGTCAATCTGTCGATACTTCAATGGGATTCACTCCACTTGGTGGTGTGATGATGGGAACTCGTACAGGGGATATTGACCCAGCTATCATTCCTTACTTAATGCAATATACAGAGGACTTTAATACTCCTGAAGATATTAGTCACGTCCTTAATCGTGAATCAGGACTAATGGGGGTTTCAGGTAAATCTAGTGATATGCGTGATGTGATTGCTGCTATGGAAGAAGGGGATCACGATGCCACTTTGGCCTATGAAATGTATGTTGACCGTATCCAAAAACATATCGGTCAATACCTTGCGGTCCTAAATGGAGCAGATGCTATTATCTTCACAGCAGGTATCGGTGAAAATGCAGCAAACGTACGTGAAGATGTTATCTCAGGTATCTCTTGGTTTGGCTGTGATGTTGATCCAGAAAAGAACGTCTTTGGCGTGACAGGAGACATCTCAACAGAGGCAGCGAAGATCCGTGTATTGGTTATTCCAACTGATGAAGAATTGGTTATTGCCCGTGACGTTGAACGCTTGAAAAAATAA
- the rnpA gene encoding ribonuclease P protein component, whose product MKKNFRVKREKDFKAIFKEGTSFANRKFVVYQLENQKNHFRVGLSVSKKLGNAVTRNQIKRRIRHIIQNAKGSLVEDVDFVVIARKGVETLGYVEMEKNLLHVLKLSKIYQEGNGSEKETTVD is encoded by the coding sequence TTGAAGAAAAACTTTCGTGTAAAAAGAGAGAAAGATTTTAAGGCGATTTTCAAGGAGGGGACAAGTTTTGCCAATCGCAAATTTGTGGTCTACCAACTAGAAAACCAGAAAAACCATTTTCGAGTAGGTCTATCAGTTAGCAAAAAACTGGGGAATGCCGTCACTAGAAATCAAATCAAGCGACGGATTCGGCATATTATCCAGAATGCAAAAGGGAGTCTGGTAGAAGATGTAGACTTTGTTGTTATTGCTCGAAAAGGTGTTGAAACCTTGGGATACGTAGAGATGGAGAAAAATCTACTCCATGTATTAAAATTATCAAAGATTTACCAGGAAGGAAATGGGAGTGAAAAAGAAACTACAGTTGACTAG
- a CDS encoding membrane protein insertase YidC translates to MKKKLQLTSLLGLSLLIMTACATNGTTSDITADSADFWSKFVYFFAEIIRFLSFDISIGVGIILFTVLIRTLLLPVFQVQMVASRKMQEAQPRIKALREQYPGRDMESRTKLEQEMRKVFKEMGVRQSDSLWPILIQMPIILALFQALSRVDFLKTGHFLWINLGGVDTTLVLPVLAAVFTFLSTWLSNKALSERNGATIAMMYGIPVLIFIFAVYAPGGVALYWTVSNAYQVLQTYFLNNPFKIIAEREAVVQAQKDLENRKRKAKKKAQKTK, encoded by the coding sequence GTGAAAAAGAAACTACAGTTGACTAGTTTGCTAGGACTGTCTCTATTGATCATGACAGCCTGTGCAACAAATGGGACAACTAGTGATATCACAGCCGATTCGGCTGATTTTTGGAGTAAATTTGTTTACTTCTTTGCGGAAATCATTCGCTTTTTATCGTTTGATATTAGTATCGGAGTGGGGATTATTCTCTTTACGGTCTTGATTCGTACACTGCTTTTGCCAGTCTTTCAAGTTCAAATGGTGGCGTCTAGAAAAATGCAGGAAGCTCAACCACGCATTAAGGCGCTTCGAGAACAATATCCAGGACGAGATATGGAGAGCAGAACTAAGCTAGAGCAAGAAATGCGTAAAGTCTTTAAAGAAATGGGTGTCAGACAGTCAGATTCTCTTTGGCCGATTTTGATTCAGATGCCGATTATCTTGGCCTTGTTCCAAGCTCTATCAAGAGTTGACTTTTTAAAGACAGGTCATTTCTTGTGGATTAACCTTGGTGGTGTGGATACAACCCTTGTTCTTCCGGTTTTAGCAGCTGTATTCACCTTTTTAAGTACTTGGTTGTCCAACAAAGCCTTGTCTGAGCGTAATGGCGCTACGATAGCGATGATGTATGGGATTCCGGTCTTGATTTTTATCTTTGCTGTTTATGCGCCAGGTGGAGTCGCCCTCTACTGGACAGTATCCAACGCTTATCAAGTCTTGCAAACCTATTTCTTGAACAATCCATTCAAGATTATTGCAGAGCGCGAGGCCGTAGTACAGGCACAGAAAGATTTGGAAAATAGAAAAAGAAAAGCCAAGAAAAAGGCTCAGAAAACGAAATAA
- the jag gene encoding RNA-binding cell elongation regulator Jag/EloR has translation MVVFTGSTVEEAIQKGLKELDIPRLKAHIKVISREKNGFLGLFGKKPAQVDIEAISETTVIKANQQAVKGVPKEINEQNEPVKTVSEATVDLGHVVEAIKKIEEEGQGVSDEVKAEILKNEKHASTILEETGHIEILNELQLEEAGLEEVETPVVESQAEQTESQELEDLGLKVEPSFDIEQVATEVTTYVQTIIDDMDVEATISNDYNRRSINLQIDTNEPGRIIGYHGKVLKALQLLAQNYLYNRYSRTFYITINVNDYVEHRAEVLQTYAQKLATRVLEEGRSHQTDPMSNSERKIIHRIISRMDGVTSYSEGDEPNRYVVVDTE, from the coding sequence ATGGTAGTATTTACAGGTTCAACTGTTGAAGAAGCAATCCAGAAAGGATTGAAAGAATTAGATATCCCAAGATTGAAGGCTCACATCAAAGTCATTTCTCGTGAAAAAAATGGCTTTCTTGGTTTATTTGGTAAAAAACCAGCTCAAGTTGATATTGAAGCTATTAGTGAAACAACGGTCATTAAAGCAAATCAGCAGGCTGTAAAGGGCGTTCCTAAAGAAATTAATGAACAAAATGAACCAGTCAAGACGGTCAGTGAAGCGACTGTTGATTTAGGGCATGTTGTAGAAGCAATTAAAAAGATTGAAGAAGAAGGCCAAGGGGTTTCTGATGAGGTCAAGGCTGAAATCTTGAAAAATGAAAAACATGCCAGCACTATCTTAGAAGAAACTGGACATATTGAGATTTTAAATGAATTACAGCTTGAAGAAGCTGGTCTCGAAGAAGTAGAAACTCCTGTTGTTGAGAGTCAAGCTGAACAAACTGAAAGCCAAGAATTAGAAGATTTGGGCTTAAAGGTGGAACCAAGTTTTGATATTGAACAAGTAGCTACGGAAGTAACGACTTATGTTCAGACGATTATTGATGATATGGACGTTGAGGCGACGATTTCAAATGATTATAACCGCCGTAGCATCAATCTACAAATTGATACTAACGAACCAGGTCGTATTATCGGTTACCATGGCAAAGTTTTGAAGGCCTTGCAACTATTGGCTCAAAATTATCTTTACAACCGCTATTCAAGAACCTTCTACATCACAATCAATGTCAATGATTACGTTGAACACCGTGCAGAAGTTTTGCAGACCTATGCGCAAAAATTGGCGACTCGTGTTTTAGAAGAAGGTCGTAGTCATCAAACAGATCCTATGTCAAATAGTGAACGCAAGATTATTCATCGTATTATTTCACGTATGGATGGCGTGACTAGTTACTCTGAGGGTGATGAGCCAAATCGCTATGTCGTTGTAGATACAGAATAA
- a CDS encoding ribonuclease P: MLSKIRDYLDFAGIQYRNPDKAGAEREKMLELRHKGQEARKAFTGLAKAFQVNHPEWQLQQTSQWMNQAQRLRPHFWAYLQREGRVTEPMLALRLYGSPSDFGVSLEVSFIERKKDERTLDKQTKVLEVPVVEGIYYLVYSDGESQKMEATEENRQVLREKLSHQEVRKVLVKVDVPVTANSSEEEIVKALLKSYDKILPFYLATRK, translated from the coding sequence ATGTTGAGTAAGATAAGAGATTATCTGGACTTTGCTGGGATCCAGTATCGTAATCCAGATAAAGCGGGAGCAGAGCGAGAGAAAATGCTGGAATTGCGCCACAAAGGTCAAGAGGCACGAAAAGCTTTTACAGGGCTAGCCAAAGCCTTTCAAGTAAACCATCCAGAATGGCAACTCCAACAGACTAGCCAGTGGATGAACCAAGCCCAACGTTTGCGACCCCATTTCTGGGCCTATTTGCAGCGTGAGGGAAGAGTGACAGAACCTATGTTGGCCCTTCGTTTGTATGGAAGCCCTTCTGATTTTGGAGTTTCACTAGAAGTTAGTTTTATCGAGCGCAAGAAGGATGAGCGAACATTAGACAAACAAACCAAGGTCTTAGAAGTTCCGGTGGTAGAAGGGATTTACTATCTAGTCTACTCAGATGGAGAAAGTCAAAAGATGGAGGCTACTGAGGAAAATCGCCAAGTTTTAAGAGAAAAACTATCCCATCAGGAAGTCCGAAAAGTTTTAGTTAAGGTAGACGTTCCAGTGACTGCAAATTCATCTGAAGAAGAAATCGTAAAAGCTCTACTGAAATCTTATGACAAAATTCTTCCATTTTATCTAGCTACAAGAAAATAA
- a CDS encoding PTS ascorbate transporter subunit IIC, translating to MEVISSVLNWFSSNILQNPAFFVGLLVLIGYALLKKPAHDVFSGFVKATVGYMLLNVGAGGLVTTFRPILAALNYKFQIGAAVIDPYFGLAAANNKIAAEFPDFVGTATTALLIGFGVNILLVALRKITKVRTLFITGHIMVQQAATVSLMVLFLVPQLRNAYGTAAIGIICGLYWAVSSNMTVEATQRLTGGGGFAIGHQQQFAIWFVDKVAGRFGKKEESLDNLKLPKFLSIFHDTVVASATLMLVFFGAILLILGPDIMSNKEVITSGTLFNPAKQDFFMYIIQTAFTFSVYLFVLMQGVRMFVSELTNAFQGISNKLLPGSFPAVDVAASYGFGSPNAVLSGFAFGLIGQLITIVLLIVFKNPVLIITGFVPVFFDNAAIAVYADKRGGWKAAVILSFISGVLQVALGALCVALLDLASYGGYHGNIDFEFPWLGFGYIFKYLGIVGYVLVCLFLLVIPQLQFAKAKDKEKYYKGEVQEEA from the coding sequence ATGGAAGTCATTTCAAGTGTTCTAAATTGGTTTTCTAGCAATATTTTGCAGAATCCCGCATTTTTCGTAGGTTTATTGGTGCTAATAGGATACGCACTTTTGAAAAAACCTGCTCATGACGTTTTCTCAGGTTTCGTTAAAGCAACAGTAGGGTATATGTTGCTCAACGTGGGTGCTGGTGGTTTGGTTACAACCTTCCGTCCAATCTTGGCAGCCCTTAACTATAAATTCCAAATCGGTGCAGCGGTTATTGACCCTTACTTTGGACTTGCTGCAGCAAACAACAAAATTGCAGCAGAGTTTCCAGATTTCGTTGGGACTGCAACTACAGCTCTATTGATCGGTTTTGGAGTAAATATCTTACTTGTAGCTCTACGCAAGATTACAAAAGTAAGAACCCTCTTTATTACTGGTCACATCATGGTACAACAAGCTGCGACTGTATCTCTTATGGTTCTATTCTTAGTCCCACAATTGCGCAATGCTTACGGTACAGCAGCTATCGGTATCATCTGTGGCCTTTACTGGGCAGTTAGTTCAAATATGACTGTTGAGGCAACTCAACGCTTGACTGGTGGTGGCGGATTTGCGATTGGTCACCAACAACAATTTGCAATCTGGTTTGTAGATAAAGTAGCAGGACGCTTTGGTAAGAAGGAAGAAAGTCTAGACAATCTTAAATTGCCTAAATTCCTCTCAATTTTCCACGATACAGTTGTTGCATCTGCTACCTTGATGCTCGTATTCTTCGGAGCTATTCTTTTAATCTTGGGTCCAGACATTATGTCTAATAAAGAAGTCATCACTTCAGGAACTCTATTTAATCCTGCAAAACAAGATTTCTTTATGTACATTATCCAAACAGCTTTCACCTTCTCTGTTTACTTGTTCGTTTTGATGCAAGGTGTCCGCATGTTCGTATCTGAGTTGACAAATGCCTTCCAAGGTATTTCAAACAAATTGTTGCCTGGTTCATTCCCAGCGGTTGACGTTGCAGCTTCTTATGGATTTGGTTCTCCAAATGCGGTCTTGTCAGGATTTGCCTTTGGTTTGATTGGTCAATTGATTACAATTGTCTTGCTCATCGTCTTTAAAAACCCTGTCCTTATTATTACAGGATTTGTACCAGTGTTCTTTGATAATGCAGCCATCGCGGTCTATGCTGATAAGCGTGGCGGATGGAAAGCAGCCGTTATCCTATCCTTCATTTCAGGTGTCCTACAAGTTGCTCTAGGAGCTCTCTGTGTAGCCCTTCTCGACTTAGCATCTTACGGTGGTTACCATGGAAATATCGACTTTGAATTCCCATGGCTTGGATTTGGCTATATCTTCAAATACCTCGGTATTGTTGGTTATGTACTTGTGTGTCTCTTCTTGCTTGTTATTCCTCAACTTCAATTTGCCAAAGCAAAAGATAAAGAGAAATATTACAAGGGTGAAGTTCAAGAAGAAGCTTAG
- a CDS encoding PTS sugar transporter subunit IIB — MVKVLAACGNGMGSSMVIKMKVENALRKLNQTDFTVNSCSVGEAKGLAAGYDIVIASLHLIQELEGRTNGKLIGLDNLMDDKEITEKLSQALQ; from the coding sequence ATGGTTAAAGTATTAGCAGCGTGTGGAAATGGAATGGGTTCATCTATGGTTATCAAGATGAAGGTTGAAAATGCCCTCCGTAAACTTAATCAAACAGATTTTACAGTCAATTCATGCAGTGTCGGTGAAGCAAAAGGTTTAGCAGCAGGCTATGACATCGTAATCGCTTCTCTTCATTTGATCCAAGAATTGGAAGGTCGGACTAATGGGAAGTTAATCGGGCTTGACAACTTGATGGATGATAAAGAAATCACTGAAAAACTCAGTCAAGCACTACAGTAA
- a CDS encoding PTS sugar transporter subunit IIA yields MNLKQALIENDSIRLGLEAKDWKEAVRVAVDPLIESGAILPEYYDAIIESTEEYGPYYILMPGMAMPHARPEAGVQRDAFSLITLQNPVVFSDGKEVSVLLALAATSSKIHTSVAIPQIIALFELEDSIARLQACQTKEDVLAMIEESKDSPYLEGLDLES; encoded by the coding sequence ATGAATTTAAAACAAGCTTTAATTGAAAATGACTCGATCCGACTAGGGTTAGAGGCTAAAGATTGGAAGGAAGCAGTCAGGGTAGCAGTAGATCCCTTGATTGAAAGTGGGGCGATTTTGCCAGAGTATTACGATGCTATCATCGAATCGACAGAAGAGTATGGTCCTTACTATATCTTGATGCCAGGTATGGCTATGCCCCATGCTAGACCTGAAGCTGGAGTGCAAAGAGATGCCTTTTCATTGATTACCTTGCAAAATCCTGTTGTATTTTCAGATGGGAAAGAGGTCTCTGTTCTGTTGGCACTAGCAGCAACAAGCTCAAAAATTCACACAAGTGTAGCCATTCCACAAATCATAGCCTTATTTGAATTAGAAGATTCTATTGCACGTTTACAGGCTTGCCAGACTAAAGAAGATGTCTTGGCGATGATCGAAGAATCTAAGGATAGCCCTTATCTTGAAGGATTGGATTTGGAAAGTTAG
- a CDS encoding 3-keto-L-gulonate-6-phosphate decarboxylase UlaD, which translates to MTKRIPNLQVALDHSDLQGAIKAAVSVGQEVDIIEAGTVCLLQVGSELVEVLRSLFPDKIIVADTKCADAGGTVAKNNAVRGADWMTCICCATIPTMEAALKAIKAERGDRGEIQIELYGDWTFEQAQLWLDAGISQAIYHQSRDALLAGETWGEKDLNKVKKLIDMGFRVSVTGGLDVDTLKLFEGVDVFTFIAGRGITEAADPAGAARAFKDEIKRIWG; encoded by the coding sequence ATGACAAAAAGAATACCTAATTTACAAGTTGCATTAGACCATTCAGACTTGCAAGGAGCGATTAAAGCAGCTGTTTCTGTTGGTCAGGAAGTAGATATTATCGAAGCTGGAACTGTTTGCTTGCTTCAAGTTGGAAGTGAACTGGTTGAAGTCTTACGTAGCCTTTTCCCAGATAAGATTATTGTGGCAGATACAAAATGTGCTGATGCTGGTGGAACAGTTGCCAAAAATAATGCCGTTCGTGGAGCAGATTGGATGACTTGTATCTGTTGTGCAACCATCCCTACTATGGAAGCCGCTCTAAAGGCTATCAAGGCTGAACGTGGGGACCGAGGCGAAATCCAGATCGAGCTTTATGGTGATTGGACTTTTGAACAAGCTCAGCTTTGGCTAGATGCTGGTATCTCACAAGCTATCTATCACCAATCTCGTGATGCCCTTCTTGCTGGTGAAACTTGGGGGGAAAAAGACCTTAATAAGGTTAAAAAACTCATTGACATGGGCTTCCGTGTTTCTGTAACAGGTGGTCTAGATGTAGATACTCTTAAACTCTTTGAAGGCGTTGATGTCTTTACCTTTATCGCAGGTCGTGGAATTACGGAGGCTGCGGATCCAGCAGGAGCAGCGCGTGCCTTCAAGGATGAAATCAAACGAATTTGGGGGTAA
- a CDS encoding L-ribulose-5-phosphate 3-epimerase, with amino-acid sequence MARPIGIYEKATPTHFTWLERLNFAKELGFDFVEMSIDERDERLARLDWSKEERLEVVKAIYETGVRIPSICFSGHRRYPLGSNDPVLEEKSLELMKKCIELAQDLGVRTIQLAGYDVYYEEKSPQTRQRFIKNLRKACDWAEEAQVLLAIEIMDDPFLNSIEKYLAVEKEIDSPYLFVYPDIGNVSAWHNDVYSEFYLGHHAVAALHLKDTYAVTESSKGQFRDVPFGQGCVKWEEAFNILKQTNYNGPFLIEMWSENCETVEETRAAIQEAQAFLYPLIKKAGLM; translated from the coding sequence ATGGCACGTCCAATTGGAATTTATGAAAAGGCAACCCCGACCCACTTTACTTGGCTAGAACGTTTAAATTTTGCTAAGGAGTTAGGCTTTGATTTTGTCGAGATGTCTATTGATGAACGTGACGAGCGTTTAGCAAGACTTGACTGGAGCAAGGAAGAGCGCTTGGAAGTTGTCAAAGCGATTTATGAAACTGGAGTTCGTATTCCTTCTATCTGTTTTTCAGGTCATCGTCGTTACCCATTGGGATCAAACGATCCAGTTCTAGAGGAAAAATCTCTGGAACTCATGAAAAAATGTATCGAATTAGCTCAGGATTTGGGAGTTCGTACGATTCAATTAGCTGGTTACGACGTTTACTATGAGGAAAAGTCACCCCAGACACGCCAACGTTTTATCAAAAATTTGAGAAAAGCTTGTGATTGGGCAGAAGAAGCTCAGGTGCTACTTGCCATCGAAATTATGGATGATCCTTTCCTCAATAGCATCGAAAAATACTTGGCTGTAGAAAAAGAGATTGACTCTCCCTACCTCTTTGTCTATCCAGATATTGGGAATGTGTCTGCATGGCATAATGATGTCTACAGTGAATTTTATCTTGGCCATCATGCAGTCGCAGCTCTCCATCTCAAGGATACTTATGCAGTGACAGAAAGTTCAAAGGGCCAATTCCGAGATGTACCTTTTGGGCAAGGCTGTGTCAAATGGGAAGAAGCTTTCAATATTTTAAAACAAACCAATTATAATGGTCCTTTCCTCATCGAAATGTGGTCTGAAAATTGTGAAACTGTAGAAGAAACACGCGCAGCCATTCAAGAGGCGCAAGCTTTTCTCTATCCACTCATTAAGAAAGCAGGTTTGATGTAA
- a CDS encoding L-ribulose-5-phosphate 4-epimerase translates to MNQVINAMRKRVCDANQSLPKHGLVKFTWGNVSEVNRELGVIVIKPSGVDYDELTPENMVVTDLDGKILEGDLRPSSDLPTHVQLYKAWPEIDSVVHTHSTEAVGWAQAGRDIPFYGTTHADYFYGSIPCARSLTKDEVEVAYEKDTGLVIVEEFERRGLNPVEVPGIVVRNHGPFTWGKNPENAVYHSVVLEEVSKMNRFTEQINPRVEPAPQYILEKHYQRKHGPNAYYGQKK, encoded by the coding sequence ATGAATCAAGTAATTAATGCTATGCGTAAACGAGTCTGTGATGCCAATCAATCATTGCCAAAACATGGACTTGTTAAATTTACCTGGGGCAATGTATCTGAAGTCAATCGCGAACTCGGTGTCATTGTTATCAAACCATCAGGCGTAGATTATGACGAATTGACACCTGAAAACATGGTGGTAACTGACCTGGATGGCAAGATTCTAGAAGGAGATTTAAGACCATCTTCGGACCTTCCAACTCATGTGCAGTTATATAAGGCTTGGCCAGAGATTGATAGTGTGGTCCATACCCATTCGACAGAAGCTGTTGGTTGGGCTCAGGCAGGCCGTGATATTCCTTTCTATGGGACAACCCATGCGGATTATTTCTACGGTTCAATCCCTTGCGCTCGTAGTTTGACTAAGGATGAAGTAGAAGTGGCCTATGAAAAAGATACTGGCCTGGTCATCGTGGAAGAGTTTGAGCGTCGTGGTCTTAATCCAGTTGAAGTTCCAGGGATTGTCGTGCGCAATCACGGTCCGTTTACCTGGGGCAAAAATCCAGAAAATGCTGTTTATCACTCAGTTGTACTAGAGGAAGTATCTAAGATGAATCGCTTCACAGAGCAAATCAATCCAAGAGTTGAACCTGCTCCTCAGTACATCCTAGAAAAACACTACCAACGTAAGCATGGGCCAAATGCTTATTACGGTCAAAAGAAATAA
- a CDS encoding BglG family transcription antiterminator has product MVLDKASCDLLQYLMDQETSKTIMTISKDLKESRRKIYYHIDKINAALGDEALHINSIPRIGIHLTEEQRDACCELLSEVDSYDYIMSAHERMMIMLLWIGISKERITIEKLMELTEVSRNTVLNDLNSIRYQLTLEQYQVTLQVSKSQGYHLHAHPLNKIQYLQSLLYHIFMEENTTFVSILEDKMKERLDDECLLSVEMNQFFKEQVPLVEQDLGKKINHHEVTFMLQILPYLLLSCHNVEQYQERHKDIEKEFSLIRKRIEYQVSKKLGERLFQKFEITLSELEVSLVAVLLLSYRKDLDIHAESDDFRQLKLALEEFIWYFESQIRMEIENKDDLLRNLMIHCKALLFRKTYGIFSKNPLTKQIRSKYGELFLVTRKSAEILEGAWFIRLTDDDVAYLTIHIGGFLKYTPSSQKNMKKVYLVCDEGVAVSRLLLKQCKLYFPNEQIGTVFTTEQFKSVEDIAQVDVVITTNDDLDSRFPILKVNPILEAEDILKILDYLKHNIFRNESKSFSENLSSLISSYIVDSKLASKFQEEVQTLINQEIVVQAFLEDI; this is encoded by the coding sequence ATGGTTTTAGATAAGGCGAGCTGTGACTTGCTTCAATATTTGATGGATCAAGAAACGTCCAAAACGATTATGACGATTTCAAAAGATTTGAAAGAGTCAAGAAGGAAAATTTATTATCACATTGACAAAATCAATGCTGCTCTGGGTGACGAGGCGCTTCACATCAATAGTATTCCACGGATTGGTATTCACTTAACGGAAGAGCAGAGAGATGCTTGTTGTGAACTATTATCGGAAGTAGATTCCTACGATTATATCATGAGTGCGCATGAACGTATGATGATAATGTTACTATGGATAGGTATTTCTAAAGAACGTATTACGATTGAAAAATTGATGGAGTTAACAGAGGTATCTAGGAATACTGTTCTCAATGATTTGAATAGTATTCGTTATCAGCTAACCTTGGAACAATATCAGGTGACCTTGCAAGTGAGCAAGTCACAGGGATACCATCTTCATGCCCACCCTCTTAATAAAATTCAGTATCTTCAATCGCTTCTATATCATATTTTTATGGAAGAAAATACCACTTTTGTATCTATTTTAGAAGATAAGATGAAAGAGAGGTTAGATGATGAGTGTTTGCTTTCTGTTGAAATGAACCAATTTTTTAAGGAACAGGTTCCTTTAGTTGAACAAGATTTAGGGAAGAAAATAAACCATCATGAAGTAACTTTTATGTTGCAGATTCTACCTTATTTGCTGTTAAGCTGTCATAATGTTGAACAGTATCAAGAAAGACATAAGGATATAGAGAAAGAATTTTCTTTGATAAGAAAAAGAATAGAGTATCAGGTATCTAAGAAATTAGGAGAACGGTTGTTTCAAAAGTTTGAAATTACTTTGTCAGAACTTGAAGTTTCTCTTGTAGCTGTTCTTCTCCTCTCCTATCGTAAAGATTTGGATATTCATGCAGAAAGCGATGATTTTCGGCAATTAAAACTTGCTTTAGAAGAATTTATCTGGTATTTTGAATCACAAATCCGAATGGAGATTGAGAACAAGGATGATTTGTTACGAAATTTGATGATCCACTGTAAAGCCTTGTTATTTAGAAAGACTTACGGTATTTTTTCTAAAAATCCTCTAACAAAACAAATTCGATCCAAGTATGGAGAATTATTTTTAGTCACTAGAAAATCTGCGGAAATTTTAGAAGGAGCATGGTTTATTCGGCTAACAGACGATGATGTTGCCTATTTGACGATTCATATTGGAGGCTTTTTAAAGTATACACCATCGTCTCAAAAAAATATGAAAAAAGTTTATCTCGTTTGTGATGAAGGTGTTGCGGTTTCGAGACTTTTGCTGAAACAATGCAAACTTTATTTTCCCAATGAGCAAATTGGCACTGTATTTACAACAGAACAATTTAAGAGTGTGGAAGATATTGCACAAGTTGATGTAGTGATTACTACTAATGATGATTTGGATAGCAGATTTCCGATTTTAAAGGTTAATCCTATCCTTGAAGCAGAAGATATTTTAAAAATACTAGACTATCTTAAACACAATATATTTCGTAATGAGAGCAAAAGTTTCAGTGAAAATCTTTCTAGTCTTATTTCGTCTTATATTGTAGACAGCAAGTTGGCTAGTAAGTTCCAAGAAGAGGTTCAAACACTTATAAATCAAGAAATAGTAGTTCAAGCTTTTTTGGAAGATATTTGA